In Frondihabitans sp. PAMC 28766, a genomic segment contains:
- a CDS encoding UDP-glucose/GDP-mannose dehydrogenase family protein, producing MSTPKKPTKDATPAVETASSPPAPGLKPVISVIGTGYLGATHAAAMAEMGFDVIGVDTDPSKVEALSAGRVPFFEPGLPELILEHVGTGRLRFTSDLADAVSVADVHFICVGTPQRRGSHAANLSYVEAATKAVAESLSHDGIIVGKSTVPVGTAARLRKLVADSKPDGIETQVVWNPEFLREAHAVEDTLTPDRIVFGGTDAKSEAILREIYAAPISTGTPVISCDLATAELVKVSANAFLATKISFINAISELCEVAGADVRVLADALGHDDRIGRKFLNAGLGFGGGCLPKDIRALMSRANELGASRVVGLMQEVDEINMLQRQRVIDQAIDACGGSVLNRKLAILGAAFKPDTDDVRDSPALNVAAALHLRGAQVLVVDPEASTTAQRSFPTLSFADSIDEAVTDADVVLLLTEWPVFVNADPMHLAELAANPVVLDARNALDSEVWSAAGWEVRPLGGRTVARQRRVLEGSALPA from the coding sequence ATGAGCACTCCCAAGAAGCCCACGAAGGACGCCACACCCGCCGTCGAGACCGCGAGCAGCCCTCCTGCCCCGGGCCTCAAGCCCGTGATCAGCGTCATCGGCACCGGCTACCTCGGGGCCACCCACGCTGCAGCCATGGCTGAGATGGGCTTCGACGTGATCGGCGTCGACACCGATCCGTCGAAGGTCGAGGCGCTGAGCGCCGGTCGCGTGCCGTTCTTCGAGCCCGGCCTGCCCGAGCTGATCCTCGAGCATGTCGGTACCGGCCGCCTGCGATTCACCAGCGACCTGGCCGACGCCGTTTCGGTGGCCGACGTGCACTTCATCTGCGTCGGCACGCCGCAGCGCCGAGGGAGCCACGCCGCCAATCTCAGCTACGTCGAGGCCGCCACCAAGGCCGTCGCAGAGTCGCTCAGCCACGACGGCATCATCGTGGGCAAGTCGACCGTGCCCGTCGGCACCGCCGCGCGCCTCCGCAAGCTGGTGGCCGACTCGAAGCCCGACGGCATCGAGACGCAGGTCGTCTGGAACCCTGAGTTCCTTCGTGAGGCTCACGCGGTGGAAGACACGCTCACCCCCGACCGCATCGTCTTCGGCGGCACCGACGCCAAGAGCGAGGCGATCCTGCGCGAGATCTACGCGGCTCCGATCTCGACCGGCACGCCCGTCATCTCGTGCGACCTGGCTACCGCCGAGCTCGTCAAGGTGTCGGCCAACGCCTTCCTCGCCACGAAGATCTCGTTCATCAATGCGATCTCCGAGCTCTGCGAGGTCGCCGGCGCCGATGTGCGCGTCTTGGCCGACGCGCTCGGCCATGACGACAGGATCGGGCGGAAGTTCTTGAACGCCGGCCTCGGCTTCGGTGGCGGCTGTCTCCCCAAAGACATCCGCGCCCTCATGTCGCGGGCGAACGAGCTCGGCGCCTCGCGCGTCGTCGGCCTCATGCAGGAGGTCGACGAGATCAACATGCTGCAGCGCCAGCGGGTCATCGACCAGGCGATCGACGCGTGCGGGGGCTCCGTGCTCAACCGCAAGCTCGCGATCCTGGGCGCCGCGTTCAAGCCCGACACGGACGACGTGCGCGACTCGCCCGCCCTGAACGTGGCCGCCGCCTTGCACCTTCGTGGGGCCCAGGTACTCGTCGTCGACCCCGAGGCGTCGACCACCGCGCAGCGCAGCTTCCCGACTCTCTCGTTCGCCGACAGCATCGACGAGGCCGTCACGGACGCCGATGTGGTCCTGTTGCTCACGGAGTGGCCCGTCTTCGTGAACGCAGACCCCATGCACCTCGCCGAGCTCGCTGCGAACCCCGTCGTCCTCGACGCCCGCAACGCGCTCGACAGCGAGGTGTGGTCGGCTGCCGGCTGGGAGGTGCGACCGCTCGGCGGCCGCACCGTCGCCCGCCAGCGCCGCGTGCTGGAAGGCTCTGCTCTGCCCGCCTGA
- a CDS encoding TetR family transcriptional regulator, producing the protein MGRRPTDAADRLRAAAVELYTRDGFASTTVEAIAVRAGLTERTFFRYYADKREVLFGGSDELGDVLARATAERAADEPVREAVLAGLACVVADLAPRRDALVVREAIVSGRPELRERELAKLASWAAKLEAALLSRRSSPIEAAVVAASAVAALNVAAQRWLADGAVDLADALDEAVAALRLLA; encoded by the coding sequence ATGGGACGCCGACCGACCGACGCCGCCGACCGCCTGCGAGCCGCCGCGGTCGAGTTGTACACGCGCGACGGCTTCGCCTCGACCACCGTCGAAGCCATCGCCGTGCGCGCGGGGCTGACCGAGCGGACGTTCTTCCGCTACTACGCCGACAAGCGCGAAGTGCTGTTCGGCGGGTCGGACGAGTTGGGCGACGTGCTCGCTCGTGCCACTGCCGAGAGGGCCGCCGACGAGCCCGTCCGGGAAGCCGTCCTCGCCGGTCTCGCCTGCGTCGTCGCCGACCTGGCGCCGCGGCGCGACGCACTCGTGGTGCGCGAAGCAATCGTCTCGGGCCGCCCCGAGCTGCGCGAACGAGAGCTGGCGAAGCTCGCTTCTTGGGCGGCGAAGCTCGAGGCCGCCCTGCTCTCGCGCCGGTCTTCGCCGATCGAGGCCGCGGTCGTCGCGGCCTCCGCCGTCGCCGCTCTCAACGTCGCCGCGCAGCGCTGGCTCGCCGACGGCGCCGTCGACCTCGCCGACGCCCTGGACGAGGCCGTCGCTGCCCTCCGTCTTCTCGCCTGA
- a CDS encoding glycosyl hydrolase — MSDHTSSRYGETLITPLKTGAFWSTGKRNTRRTAMGATAIVVLLALISMIVWLSPSDSPVRKLVGDAVKPISTNQQLKTEKSNLLSQLVSMKSTMSTQTAKLTSQQTQLNAALGKAKALQASLSKAKAAESKAEGQVASYKSQLAAGSHGSGVSSSIASSGDATTTTPASGVTTAPPPATTKPNGPVAVQTPSLASIINPTSRYFGLYTDQSPFSFSDSNEVASDVGAEPNVSGYFQGFDAPFRADAVQSSWAKGELPMMTWETQPSVNTPGQDLTAYSLANITKGNFDAYITAYAKAIVANGQPMAIRLDQEMNANWYPWGNGTNGNTGGPEFVAMWQHVHDIFQAQGANNLVAWVWAPNRVNNLSATSGFQEESYTKSFYPGTNYVDWVGMSAYLRPPYSSGETYSFDHTFTLTLKQLRDIAPGKKIILAEIGASEIGGQKSKWITDLFQNLSLPANSDIIGFDWFNHTVTSSTSGIQYTNDWRINSSSSSIAAFKAGIARKDIGYDLGTP; from the coding sequence TTGTCTGACCACACGTCTAGCCGCTACGGCGAGACCCTGATCACCCCGTTGAAGACAGGGGCGTTCTGGTCCACCGGAAAGCGCAACACCCGCCGCACCGCCATGGGCGCCACTGCGATCGTCGTCCTGCTCGCCCTCATCTCGATGATCGTCTGGCTGTCACCGAGTGACAGCCCGGTGCGGAAGCTCGTCGGCGACGCCGTCAAGCCGATCTCGACCAATCAGCAGCTCAAGACCGAGAAGTCCAACCTGCTGAGCCAACTGGTCTCGATGAAGTCGACGATGTCGACCCAGACGGCCAAGCTCACCTCGCAGCAGACCCAGCTCAACGCCGCCCTCGGCAAGGCCAAGGCCCTCCAGGCGTCGCTCTCCAAGGCGAAGGCCGCCGAGTCGAAGGCCGAGGGCCAGGTCGCGTCCTACAAGTCGCAGCTGGCCGCAGGATCCCACGGGTCGGGTGTGTCGTCATCGATCGCCTCCTCCGGTGACGCGACCACCACCACGCCGGCATCGGGTGTCACTACCGCGCCCCCGCCGGCCACGACCAAGCCCAACGGTCCGGTGGCCGTCCAGACGCCTTCGCTCGCATCGATCATCAACCCGACGTCGCGCTACTTCGGCCTCTACACCGATCAGTCGCCCTTCAGCTTCTCCGACTCCAACGAGGTGGCGAGCGACGTCGGTGCAGAGCCGAACGTCAGCGGCTACTTCCAGGGGTTCGACGCTCCCTTCCGCGCCGACGCCGTGCAGTCGTCGTGGGCGAAGGGCGAGCTGCCGATGATGACCTGGGAGACGCAGCCTTCGGTCAACACGCCCGGCCAGGACCTCACGGCATACTCCCTGGCGAACATCACCAAGGGCAACTTCGACGCCTACATCACTGCCTACGCCAAGGCGATCGTCGCGAACGGCCAGCCCATGGCCATCCGCCTCGACCAGGAGATGAACGCGAACTGGTACCCCTGGGGCAACGGCACGAACGGCAACACCGGCGGGCCGGAGTTCGTGGCCATGTGGCAGCACGTACACGACATCTTCCAGGCCCAGGGAGCCAACAACCTGGTCGCGTGGGTCTGGGCGCCGAACCGCGTCAACAACCTCAGCGCGACGTCGGGCTTCCAGGAGGAGTCCTACACGAAGAGCTTCTACCCGGGCACGAACTACGTCGACTGGGTCGGAATGTCGGCCTACCTCCGCCCGCCCTACTCGAGCGGTGAGACCTACTCGTTCGACCACACCTTCACGCTCACCCTCAAGCAGCTGCGAGACATCGCACCGGGCAAGAAGATCATCCTCGCCGAGATCGGAGCCAGCGAGATAGGCGGGCAGAAGTCGAAGTGGATCACCGACCTGTTCCAGAACCTGTCCCTCCCGGCCAACAGCGACATCATCGGGTTCGACTGGTTCAACCACACCGTCACCTCCAGCACCAGCGGCATCCAATACACGAACGACTGGCGGATCAACTCGTCGTCGTCGTCGATCGCCGCCTTCAAAGCCGGCATCGCCCGCAAAGACATCGGCTACGACCTAGGCACCCCGTAG
- a CDS encoding glycosyltransferase, whose protein sequence is MLTFILQIRHFVNGHPQVYLFSVYSIMIWVLWVIKVVISRNYRPFTGTFTGTTSVVVPVVDEPEDLFRDVIGRMVEQGPGEIIVVINGKPNPVLQAICEEFAPLVTWTHTPIPGKRNAVMIGTELSTGDITVLVDSDTVWTPGTLSELVKPFAEANVGGVTTRQRILEPERSWITRWADWLENSRALYSMPAQSVIGQIGCLPGRTIAFRRDILVRVMDKFMTEKFMGVFLEVSDDRTLTNLTLKEGYRTVYQYTSLVYTDAPLQIKKLFKQQLRWARGSQYNTLRMMPWMLAHAPMLAFFFAMDIVLPFVLLGVVGGWIFDGLTHRGTNLYIGILHDYGFKSGVIAIVCLMIASSVLSMAIRQMRHLSEKPGDFFRLPVFIIVSTFFLMPIRILGFFRMGHSAGWGTRAGAYTGGVVTEEVHDVVEQRELESAITGIDDLEAQFDEGRAAFDGSQGEPSIDTLFDFGTATDPEQGTVLVKSRRSARAVNAPAPQAPPRRRLNPKAGWPYLIGAAILVLEALFIV, encoded by the coding sequence GTGTTAACGTTCATTCTCCAAATCCGCCATTTCGTCAACGGTCACCCCCAGGTGTACCTCTTCAGCGTCTACTCGATCATGATCTGGGTCCTCTGGGTCATCAAGGTCGTGATCAGCCGCAACTACCGTCCCTTCACGGGGACGTTCACCGGCACCACCAGCGTGGTGGTCCCCGTGGTCGACGAGCCCGAAGACCTCTTCCGCGACGTGATCGGCCGCATGGTCGAACAGGGCCCCGGCGAGATCATCGTCGTCATCAACGGCAAACCGAACCCCGTTCTGCAGGCCATCTGCGAGGAGTTCGCGCCGCTCGTCACCTGGACGCACACGCCGATCCCGGGCAAGCGCAACGCCGTCATGATCGGCACCGAGCTCTCGACGGGCGACATCACCGTGCTGGTCGACTCCGACACGGTCTGGACGCCCGGCACGCTCTCCGAGCTCGTCAAGCCGTTCGCCGAGGCGAACGTCGGCGGCGTCACCACCCGCCAGCGCATCCTCGAGCCCGAGCGCTCGTGGATCACCCGCTGGGCCGACTGGCTCGAGAACAGCCGCGCGCTCTACTCGATGCCGGCGCAGAGCGTCATCGGCCAGATCGGCTGCCTCCCGGGCCGCACCATCGCCTTCCGCCGCGACATCCTCGTGCGCGTGATGGACAAGTTCATGACCGAGAAGTTCATGGGCGTCTTCCTCGAGGTCTCCGACGACCGCACGCTGACGAACCTCACGCTCAAAGAGGGCTACCGCACCGTCTACCAGTACACGTCGCTCGTCTACACGGACGCCCCGCTGCAGATCAAGAAACTCTTCAAGCAGCAGCTGCGCTGGGCTCGCGGCAGCCAGTACAACACCCTTCGCATGATGCCGTGGATGCTGGCGCACGCCCCGATGCTCGCGTTCTTCTTCGCGATGGACATCGTCCTGCCGTTCGTCCTCCTCGGCGTCGTCGGCGGCTGGATCTTCGACGGCCTCACCCACCGCGGCACGAACCTCTACATCGGCATCCTGCACGACTACGGCTTCAAGTCGGGCGTGATAGCGATCGTCTGCCTGATGATCGCCTCGTCGGTGCTCAGCATGGCCATCCGCCAGATGCGGCACCTGTCCGAGAAGCCGGGCGACTTCTTCCGCCTTCCGGTCTTCATCATCGTGTCGACGTTCTTCCTGATGCCGATCCGCATCCTCGGCTTCTTCCGCATGGGCCACTCGGCCGGCTGGGGCACCCGGGCGGGCGCCTACACCGGCGGCGTCGTCACCGAAGAGGTGCACGACGTGGTCGAGCAGCGCGAGCTGGAGTCGGCAATCACCGGCATCGACGACCTCGAGGCCCAGTTCGACGAGGGGCGAGCCGCATTCGACGGCAGCCAGGGCGAACCCTCGATCGACACGCTCTTCGACTTCGGCACAGCCACCGACCCCGAGCAGGGCACCGTGCTCGTCAAGAGCCGCCGCAGCGCCCGCGCTGTGAACGCCCCTGCACCTCAGGCGCCACCGCGCCGAAGGCTCAACCCCAAAGCCGGATGGCCGTACCTCATCGGTGCTGCGATCCTCGTCCTGGAGGCTCTCTTCATTGTCTGA
- a CDS encoding SDR family oxidoreductase, translating into MSTDGIDGKVVAITGASSGIGESIAILLASKGAKVVLGARREEKLDDLEGRIRDAGGDAASIVTDVRRRTDVQALVDLAQERFGRLDVLVSNAGIGPISPLDALAVDEWEDMVDINVKGLLWGISAALPVFRAQKAGHFVNILSTAGIKIVPTMAVYAATKNAGRTITEGLRQESGADLRVTGISPGMIDTGFTDTISNPETRAALADQMAMAIPPEAIARAALYAIEQPANVDVGDIVIRSTAQG; encoded by the coding sequence ATGAGCACGGACGGAATCGACGGCAAGGTCGTGGCGATCACCGGCGCGAGCAGCGGGATCGGCGAGTCGATCGCGATCCTGCTGGCCTCGAAGGGCGCGAAGGTCGTGCTAGGCGCGCGCCGCGAAGAGAAGCTCGACGACCTCGAGGGCAGGATCCGAGACGCAGGCGGCGATGCCGCATCGATCGTCACCGACGTACGGCGCCGCACGGACGTCCAGGCGCTCGTCGACCTCGCGCAAGAGCGGTTCGGCCGGCTCGACGTGCTGGTGTCGAACGCGGGCATCGGCCCGATCAGCCCGCTCGACGCCCTTGCGGTCGACGAGTGGGAGGACATGGTCGACATCAACGTGAAGGGTCTGCTCTGGGGTATAAGCGCTGCGCTGCCCGTCTTCCGGGCCCAGAAGGCCGGGCACTTCGTCAACATCCTGTCGACGGCGGGCATCAAGATCGTCCCGACGATGGCGGTCTACGCGGCAACCAAGAACGCCGGTCGCACCATCACCGAGGGCCTGCGCCAAGAGTCCGGCGCCGATCTGCGGGTCACGGGGATCTCGCCGGGCATGATCGACACGGGGTTCACCGACACCATCTCGAACCCCGAGACGCGGGCCGCTCTGGCCGACCAGATGGCCATGGCCATCCCACCCGAGGCGATCGCCCGCGCCGCGCTCTACGCGATCGAACAGCCGGCCAACGTCGACGTCGGCGACATCGTGATCCGCTCGACCGCCCAGGGCTGA